CATGGCATTCGGCGGTTTTGCAGCGGCAGGTGGTGTAATAGCCCTTGGCGCTATGAAAAAGACTTGGGACCCACTTCCAAGTGTACAATCTGCTGGATTCATCACCGTTGATCTCTCTCCTATGAAAGAGGG
This Sulfurospirillum arsenophilum NBRC 109478 DNA region includes the following protein-coding sequences:
- a CDS encoding twin-arginine translocation signal domain-containing protein; amino-acid sequence: MAVETSRRDFIGMAFGGFAAAGGVIALGAMKKTWDPLPSVQSAGFITVDLSPMKEG